A genomic window from Paenibacillus sp. FSL K6-0276 includes:
- a CDS encoding glycosyltransferase, whose amino-acid sequence MQRVRKEGVMLRIVQISPDYVTTPPEKYGGIERIVYELTEQLVKKGHEVFLYALPGSKTSGRLIEYSHWGDPSKIAQYVKNTLPSSIDIIHDHTHGSVVGRSELPIPMVCSIHVPWCNEISNPVFLCDAMRTKLNAGRGYVVHNGINQEDCLFSAEKSDYLLFLGRLIESKGILKAIEIAEKTKLRLVIAGPETDIVDPESTTFFIRHILPKIRKHPNIIYVGEVGGAYKQHLLNRAKCLLFMSDDEAFGLVMIEAMACGTPVLALRNGAVPEILREFPALICSDVSEAALKLKTIDLPDPYRLRDCFLQNFTSETMVNNYLELYKRVLNQN is encoded by the coding sequence GTGCAAAGAGTGAGAAAAGAAGGTGTGATGTTGAGAATTGTTCAAATTTCCCCGGATTATGTTACTACTCCTCCTGAAAAATATGGTGGCATCGAACGTATTGTTTATGAACTTACCGAACAGCTTGTTAAAAAGGGACACGAAGTGTTCTTATATGCCCTTCCTGGTAGTAAGACAAGTGGAAGGCTTATCGAATATAGTCACTGGGGAGATCCATCGAAAATCGCACAGTATGTGAAAAATACGTTGCCTTCTTCCATTGATATCATTCATGATCATACGCACGGATCAGTCGTCGGACGAAGCGAACTACCCATCCCCATGGTCTGTTCCATCCATGTTCCTTGGTGCAATGAAATTAGTAACCCCGTTTTTCTGTGCGACGCTATGCGCACGAAACTAAACGCCGGGAGAGGATATGTTGTACACAATGGCATCAATCAGGAGGATTGCCTGTTCTCAGCCGAAAAGTCGGATTATCTCTTATTTCTTGGAAGGTTAATAGAGAGTAAGGGGATTTTAAAAGCAATTGAGATCGCAGAGAAAACAAAGCTTCGTCTTGTAATTGCAGGACCCGAAACCGATATTGTCGACCCGGAATCCACTACTTTTTTCATTCGGCATATTCTCCCTAAAATTCGTAAGCATCCAAACATCATTTATGTAGGTGAGGTAGGAGGGGCTTATAAACAACATTTGTTGAATCGGGCGAAATGCCTCTTATTTATGTCCGATGACGAGGCTTTTGGTCTGGTAATGATCGAAGCAATGGCTTGCGGGACGCCTGTACTTGCGCTTCGCAATGGTGCAGTTCCCGAAATCCTTAGAGAGTTTCCTGCACTCATATGTAGTGATGTAAGTGAAGCTGCTCTAAAACTGAAAACTATTGATCTCCCAGATCCATACCGATTACGAGATTGTTTTCTCCAGAACTTTACCTCTGAGACAATGGTGAACAATTATTTAGAGCTATACAAGAGGGTGTTAAATCAAAACTAG
- a CDS encoding glycosyltransferase, which produces MKPKVSIIIPFYNCSYVERAIRSALAQTYQPIEIIVVDDGSTLHSEKIRKFHDRVCYLGKPNGGTASALNYGIRNASGDYITWLSSDDFYQPHKSERQVQFMMETGAYISHTNFNYINGEGVMTKFAVASVFPSLPDFQRCFLNANPVNGCTVMMKRELFDQIGYFDEHLLYTQDLDFWYRAILAGYSFPFLNETLVYYRWHDGMGTRLNGSKIEVELAYVQAKYRGKLQKLLLGQSNRKQKFT; this is translated from the coding sequence ATGAAGCCTAAAGTGTCTATCATCATTCCTTTTTATAATTGTTCCTATGTAGAACGGGCGATTCGTAGTGCACTAGCTCAAACCTATCAGCCGATTGAAATTATTGTAGTAGATGATGGATCTACCCTTCATTCTGAGAAAATTCGTAAATTTCATGATCGTGTGTGTTATCTCGGCAAACCTAATGGGGGTACGGCCAGCGCGCTCAATTATGGAATTCGAAATGCTTCGGGAGATTATATTACTTGGCTCAGTTCCGATGACTTCTATCAGCCCCACAAGAGCGAGAGGCAAGTACAGTTCATGATGGAGACGGGTGCTTATATCTCGCATACCAACTTTAACTACATTAACGGGGAGGGGGTGATGACAAAGTTCGCCGTTGCATCCGTTTTTCCGTCTTTACCTGATTTTCAACGTTGTTTTCTGAACGCTAATCCTGTGAATGGATGCACAGTGATGATGAAGCGGGAGTTGTTTGATCAGATCGGGTACTTTGACGAGCACCTTCTTTATACACAAGATCTGGATTTCTGGTATCGGGCAATACTAGCTGGATATTCTTTCCCATTCTTAAACGAGACGCTTGTGTACTACCGATGGCATGACGGAATGGGAACACGTTTGAATGGCTCGAAAATTGAAGTGGAGCTAGCCTACGTCCAGGCTAAGTACCGTGGCAAATTACAGAAACTCTTGCTTGGACAGTCCAATAGAAAACAAAAATTCACATAA
- a CDS encoding glycosyltransferase family 4 protein: MRVLFTFYIPSGGMETLNRMRCKELSKHNIECHLLYSRAGSGIHNMFSVTTYITSQDEDIGQIIHQHNYDVIIVTSDYVMLERLRRIGYTGLLIFEAQGLGMQEDAVNLLTKAKPFLLAYCNAVILPPSLHLMGLFMEMFPSLPRFIFPNLLDTNLFHYIPNTPPPYPVLAWVGRLEPNKNWLHYLSISHHIVQVHPTAQLWMFNDSQLSVPEEQAHFQAIVEQLGLGPKLLILDNIPNQEMPVFLSLIGDSGGLLLSTSLLEGFGYAVAEAISCRCPVLSSDSDGVRISVKHNVTGKLYSQGSIEQAVQEALELIENQQLRDEIRSEGVKHISTELSPEQYVRAFSEVMNALGIF, encoded by the coding sequence TTGAGAGTCCTATTTACCTTTTATATTCCGAGCGGAGGAATGGAAACGCTAAACCGTATGCGCTGCAAAGAACTGTCCAAACATAACATCGAATGCCATCTTCTCTATTCACGAGCAGGATCAGGAATTCATAACATGTTCAGTGTCACTACTTATATCACCTCTCAAGATGAGGATATTGGGCAGATCATTCATCAGCATAATTATGATGTCATTATCGTAACTTCCGATTATGTAATGCTGGAACGACTCAGGCGTATTGGATATACCGGCTTATTAATTTTCGAAGCTCAGGGTCTCGGGATGCAAGAAGATGCTGTCAATTTGCTAACTAAAGCCAAACCTTTTCTACTCGCGTATTGTAATGCGGTTATTCTACCTCCTTCCTTGCATTTAATGGGGCTTTTTATGGAAATGTTCCCTTCTTTACCTCGCTTCATCTTTCCCAACTTATTGGATACCAATTTATTTCATTACATCCCAAATACTCCTCCTCCTTATCCTGTCTTAGCATGGGTCGGTAGGTTGGAACCGAATAAGAATTGGCTGCATTATCTGTCCATATCGCACCATATTGTCCAAGTTCACCCCACCGCTCAGCTCTGGATGTTCAACGATTCACAATTGTCTGTTCCTGAGGAGCAAGCGCATTTTCAGGCTATCGTCGAACAACTCGGTCTAGGTCCTAAATTACTGATACTGGATAACATCCCTAACCAAGAAATGCCGGTCTTCCTCTCTTTAATAGGTGACTCCGGCGGACTTCTGCTCTCTACATCATTGCTCGAAGGCTTCGGTTACGCCGTTGCAGAGGCGATCAGTTGCAGATGCCCGGTGTTAAGTTCCGATTCGGATGGGGTTCGTATTTCTGTTAAGCATAATGTTACTGGCAAATTATATAGCCAAGGGAGTATCGAACAGGCGGTTCAAGAGGCCTTAGAATTAATAGAAAATCAACAATTGCGAGACGAAATTCGATCAGAAGGAGTAAAACATATTTCAACTGAACTCTCTCCTGAGCAGTATGTCAGAGCTTTTAGTGAAGTAATGAATGCACTTGGAATATTTTAA
- a CDS encoding glycosyltransferase: MPKISVLMPVYNNEAYLDSAIKSILDQTFSDFEFIIINDGSTDNSGDIIERYSDPRIKRIDNTVNCGVTESLNKGLQMAVGEFIARMDSDDFSLPNRFSRQLSYMDSHPNVGVCGSNVQVMGSEEVWYQPEQPDEVKCRLMFNCCLAHPSVILRREILVNNSLQYDTSYNYAEDYQLWSQLSHVTKLSNVPEVLLYYRLHDAQISKSYYTDQVEQAQRIKYEQLMRLGVEVSEEEFSAHLSLFDGKGFSDTDRKKNWLRKLLKKNLETRVYDQVAFMKVLSSYA; this comes from the coding sequence TTGCCGAAAATCTCTGTATTGATGCCAGTTTACAACAATGAGGCTTACTTAGACAGTGCAATAAAAAGTATATTGGACCAGACATTTTCCGATTTTGAATTCATCATTATTAATGACGGTTCGACGGATAACAGTGGAGATATAATAGAAAGATATAGTGATCCAAGAATCAAGCGGATAGACAATACGGTGAATTGTGGAGTTACTGAGAGTCTGAATAAAGGACTTCAAATGGCTGTTGGTGAGTTCATAGCTCGTATGGATTCAGATGATTTTAGCCTTCCAAATAGATTCAGTAGGCAATTATCCTATATGGACAGCCATCCGAATGTCGGAGTATGTGGAAGCAATGTACAAGTAATGGGAAGTGAAGAAGTTTGGTATCAACCGGAACAGCCAGATGAGGTTAAGTGTAGATTGATGTTTAATTGCTGCTTAGCCCATCCCTCAGTCATACTAAGGAGAGAAATTCTAGTTAACAATTCGCTTCAATATGATACCTCCTACAACTACGCAGAGGATTATCAATTATGGTCTCAACTTTCTCACGTTACGAAACTGTCGAATGTACCCGAAGTTTTGTTATATTACCGATTACATGATGCTCAAATCAGTAAAAGCTATTATACAGACCAAGTTGAACAGGCGCAACGAATTAAATATGAGCAACTTATGAGACTGGGTGTTGAGGTAAGTGAAGAGGAGTTTTCCGCACATTTGAGCCTGTTTGATGGTAAGGGATTCTCCGATACAGATCGTAAAAAAAATTGGCTGCGAAAATTACTGAAGAAAAATTTGGAGACAAGAGTCTATGACCAAGTTGCTTTTATGAAAGTATTATCGTCTTATGCATAA
- the nagB gene encoding glucosamine-6-phosphate deaminase: MNILKFNSDEDFVQTGANLIASLLQSNPKAVLGLATGSSPVGVYAKLVEMHKKGLVSFSKATSFNLDEYIGLPVDHPQSYRSFMNEQLFNHIDIDLGQTHIPNGNAADMEVECLAYDKMLEEHGPVDLQILGIGSNGHIGFNEPDANLSSKTHVVDLLEDTREANARFFDTLDDVPRQAITMGIGGILKARQILLLVRGAGKAEAIRNAVEGPITTQCPASLLQSHPNVIVLVDEGAGKWLK, from the coding sequence ATGAATATTCTTAAGTTCAATAGTGATGAAGATTTTGTACAAACGGGTGCGAATCTTATCGCCAGCCTGCTGCAAAGCAATCCTAAAGCCGTGCTCGGTCTTGCGACCGGAAGTTCTCCAGTTGGTGTTTATGCCAAATTGGTTGAAATGCACAAAAAAGGACTTGTAAGCTTCTCGAAAGCCACTTCCTTCAATCTTGATGAGTATATCGGATTGCCTGTCGATCATCCGCAGAGCTATCGCAGCTTCATGAACGAGCAATTATTCAATCATATCGATATTGACCTCGGACAGACACATATCCCTAACGGCAATGCAGCAGATATGGAAGTGGAATGCCTCGCTTACGACAAAATGCTAGAAGAGCATGGACCGGTTGACTTGCAGATCCTCGGTATTGGAAGCAACGGCCACATCGGGTTCAATGAACCAGATGCCAACCTCAGCAGCAAAACCCATGTCGTTGATTTGCTTGAAGACACACGGGAAGCTAATGCCAGATTCTTCGACACTTTGGACGACGTACCCCGCCAAGCGATAACCATGGGCATCGGTGGTATTCTAAAAGCTCGCCAGATTCTATTGTTAGTACGCGGTGCTGGCAAAGCTGAAGCCATCCGGAATGCCGTTGAAGGTCCGATTACTACCCAATGCCCTGCATCTCTGCTGCAGAGCCATCCGAATGTAATCGTCCTTGTAGATGAAGGAGCAGGAAAATGGCTGAAATAA
- a CDS encoding glycosyltransferase, with protein MQEEANKRGDGDAMIELGALHFSGNETITFQKSIWELFDTFTYEFWVKAEAEQTLGFEQENGTDGITGKRYLIYPDFRFPGNAGFGISVGTNGISIHEHSSDYMPAKLVYPYSFSDWQHVAVVYENKTPSLYINGEFVKKGLSSEYNHVYPSLTVGGHPYGHFVGKVAHLRLWSTARTLVDIQNFMFEDLLGHESGLYWHWNPLSGTLVANSTKKNIQVSVIMPSHNRFPLNHFALRALESQTYPADQMEVIFLDDGSTDSTTSLLDNYLNPRFPIKFVRLEKAVGRGKIRNIGMSLSSGSVLLFLDAEMLCPPDLIEKHMLHHQEGNPLVVSGSMKVKRIFTVADPQYTENQISHMQSLYQLHPSVQAMITQFHVDRTAIQLLPMEAMSDPTQLDPWSFEYDYFEKILTKHGPYFNNFHYSWLNFITSNVSLPKSLLEKSGYFNEQFEGYGWEDWELGFRLYKEGAYFIHDDEVINYHQEHPRPADNFDQSRKNFMKFVQLHPGPEIQLIVLDMIPHRREMVVINEYLTDILRLQAIYTEKFNVFYQFILYVLEKLCYMLSLNADIFMPLPDNILDKNNMKTAESKLEAEEIRELNTFPRLMELYDLLYDFVTKEES; from the coding sequence GTGCAAGAAGAGGCCAATAAACGAGGGGATGGGGATGCAATGATAGAGCTTGGTGCCTTGCATTTTAGCGGTAACGAAACCATTACGTTTCAAAAAAGTATTTGGGAATTATTCGATACGTTCACATATGAATTTTGGGTTAAAGCGGAGGCAGAACAGACACTGGGTTTTGAACAAGAGAATGGAACGGATGGTATAACAGGAAAGAGGTATTTGATTTATCCTGATTTCAGATTTCCTGGAAATGCAGGTTTTGGGATCTCAGTTGGAACTAATGGGATTTCTATTCACGAACATTCTAGTGACTACATGCCGGCCAAGCTAGTCTATCCATATTCATTCTCGGATTGGCAGCATGTTGCAGTCGTTTATGAGAACAAAACTCCAAGCCTTTATATAAATGGTGAGTTTGTAAAAAAAGGCCTATCCAGCGAATATAACCATGTTTACCCCTCTTTGACTGTAGGAGGACATCCTTACGGTCATTTTGTAGGAAAAGTGGCTCATTTAAGGCTTTGGAGCACAGCGAGAACTTTAGTGGACATTCAGAATTTTATGTTTGAAGACCTCCTAGGTCATGAATCAGGATTGTATTGGCATTGGAACCCTCTCTCAGGAACGTTAGTTGCAAACTCCACCAAAAAGAATATACAAGTAAGCGTAATTATGCCATCACATAATCGATTTCCGTTAAATCATTTCGCCCTGCGGGCGTTAGAAAGTCAGACATATCCCGCTGATCAAATGGAAGTTATTTTTTTGGATGATGGTTCAACAGACTCGACCACCTCTCTTCTTGATAACTATTTAAATCCTAGATTTCCAATTAAATTCGTTCGACTAGAGAAAGCAGTAGGGAGGGGAAAAATACGTAATATTGGGATGAGTCTATCCTCTGGATCTGTTCTTTTGTTTCTAGATGCCGAAATGCTTTGTCCCCCGGATTTAATTGAGAAACATATGTTGCATCATCAAGAAGGCAACCCACTAGTTGTTTCAGGGAGTATGAAAGTCAAACGGATTTTTACGGTGGCGGATCCCCAATACACAGAGAATCAGATTTCACATATGCAAAGCTTATATCAGCTGCATCCATCCGTACAAGCGATGATCACCCAATTCCATGTAGATCGCACGGCTATTCAATTACTCCCAATGGAAGCGATGAGCGACCCGACACAGCTCGATCCTTGGAGTTTTGAGTACGATTATTTTGAAAAAATTCTTACAAAACACGGACCTTATTTTAACAATTTCCATTATAGTTGGCTAAATTTCATTACAAGCAATGTATCTTTACCTAAATCTTTACTCGAAAAATCCGGATATTTCAATGAACAATTCGAGGGGTATGGATGGGAAGATTGGGAGCTTGGTTTTCGGTTGTATAAGGAAGGGGCATATTTTATCCATGATGATGAAGTAATCAATTATCATCAGGAACATCCAAGGCCAGCTGATAATTTTGATCAATCACGTAAAAACTTTATGAAATTTGTTCAATTGCATCCGGGTCCAGAAATTCAATTAATAGTGCTTGACATGATTCCACACCGAAGAGAAATGGTGGTCATCAATGAGTATTTAACAGATATTTTGAGATTACAAGCCATTTATACAGAAAAATTTAACGTATTCTATCAATTTATACTCTATGTTCTTGAAAAACTCTGTTATATGCTTTCATTAAATGCAGATATCTTTATGCCGCTGCCCGACAACATTCTTGATAAAAACAATATGAAAACTGCAGAGTCAAAATTAGAGGCGGAGGAGATCAGAGAGTTAAATACATTTCCAAGACTTATGGAATTATACGATTTATTATATGATTTTGTTACGAAAGAGGAATCTTAA
- a CDS encoding glucose-1-phosphate thymidylyltransferase, giving the protein MKGLIVCAGKGSRLRPFTLSRPKTMIPVANKAILFYEIEKLANEGIRDIGIVIHPSQEAMIYEEAGDGEKFGVTLTYLYQNEPKGIADAVAVAEGFIQGSDFVLMLGDNLVKEPLGPLMDQMITAEACILLTKVANPQQFGVAEINGDEIVRLVEKPMYPKSNLVIVGVYAFKSGIFDQIRNLTASARGELEITDAIQRLIARNSKVAFVTTNQNVSDVGNTERWLEANIWMMDDVCQGGNVISSESTLINCILHEPVIIGPGCRLENCTIGPYVSIMSGTHLDDCIIDHSILLRDITISGTGKSIISSSILGDKVCISGSGEAFAKGRFILGDLSQFSWTES; this is encoded by the coding sequence ATGAAGGGGTTAATCGTCTGTGCAGGAAAAGGCTCACGCTTAAGACCGTTCACGCTATCCAGGCCGAAAACGATGATTCCCGTCGCCAACAAAGCGATTCTATTTTATGAAATTGAAAAGCTCGCAAATGAAGGAATACGTGATATCGGAATCGTTATTCATCCTTCCCAAGAGGCAATGATTTACGAGGAGGCCGGCGACGGAGAAAAGTTCGGCGTTACTCTGACTTATTTATACCAGAACGAACCGAAAGGGATAGCCGATGCCGTTGCTGTAGCCGAAGGTTTTATTCAGGGTAGCGATTTTGTTCTTATGCTTGGTGACAACCTAGTCAAGGAGCCGCTCGGTCCGCTAATGGATCAGATGATTACGGCAGAGGCCTGTATCCTACTAACGAAAGTGGCCAATCCGCAGCAGTTCGGGGTTGCCGAAATTAACGGCGATGAGATTGTAAGACTGGTGGAGAAACCTATGTACCCGAAAAGCAATCTGGTTATAGTCGGTGTCTACGCGTTTAAATCCGGGATATTTGATCAGATCCGTAATTTAACAGCCTCTGCACGGGGAGAACTTGAAATAACGGATGCGATACAGCGGTTAATTGCTCGGAACAGCAAGGTGGCTTTCGTTACTACCAACCAAAATGTTTCCGATGTCGGGAATACAGAGCGATGGCTTGAGGCTAACATCTGGATGATGGATGACGTCTGCCAAGGGGGAAATGTGATCTCTTCTGAATCTACCCTCATCAACTGTATACTTCATGAGCCGGTAATCATCGGCCCTGGATGCAGGTTGGAGAACTGTACCATCGGGCCTTATGTTTCCATAATGTCTGGCACCCATTTGGACGATTGCATCATCGATCACAGTATTTTGCTCCGGGATATTACCATTAGTGGAACTGGAAAGTCAATCATCAGCAGTAGTATTTTAGGAGATAAAGTATGCATATCGGGCTCCGGCGAAGCTTTTGCTAAAGGGCGATTTATCCTTGGAGATTTATCACAATTTAGTTGGACGGAAAGTTGA
- a CDS encoding MurR/RpiR family transcriptional regulator: MSPILYALEHEKSKLSQMERKLAERILSSPGEIVHMGITELAEQCGISPATITRFCKVLHFKGFPDFKVKLAAEIAHSDAAPQDGSSSYQDIVAGNPLSVIVEAMQTNHLTSIRDTTSLLDLERLQAAVNLLCQARRVDLYGMATSSIVAQDFYQKLIRIGVNCTAFADSHMQITSASSLSKGDVVFAVSYSGETPETIDALTCAKASGASTIALTSYGSSTLATLADIPLFSSSLEKGMRRGDMASRIAQLHIIDILFTGMVSTRFGDFIPRLEQSYLNVQHYRNKRGGQS, translated from the coding sequence ATGTCCCCAATTTTGTATGCACTTGAGCATGAAAAGTCCAAGCTCTCCCAAATGGAGCGCAAGCTAGCGGAACGGATCCTGTCATCACCAGGTGAAATTGTTCATATGGGCATCACAGAACTAGCGGAACAATGCGGTATTAGTCCTGCTACCATCACACGTTTTTGCAAGGTTCTGCATTTCAAAGGCTTTCCAGATTTCAAAGTAAAGTTAGCTGCTGAAATTGCTCATAGCGATGCAGCACCTCAGGATGGCAGTTCTTCTTATCAAGATATTGTTGCAGGTAACCCGCTTTCCGTTATTGTGGAAGCGATGCAAACGAATCACCTGACATCCATCCGGGATACAACTTCACTTCTAGATCTGGAACGACTACAGGCAGCCGTTAATTTATTGTGCCAAGCACGGCGAGTGGATCTGTACGGGATGGCAACTTCCTCCATTGTTGCTCAGGATTTCTATCAGAAGCTAATCCGCATTGGCGTGAATTGCACCGCTTTTGCTGATTCCCATATGCAGATTACATCTGCTTCTTCGCTCTCCAAAGGTGATGTCGTATTCGCAGTATCGTATTCCGGAGAAACCCCAGAGACCATCGATGCCTTAACCTGTGCCAAAGCCAGCGGAGCAAGTACTATTGCTCTAACCTCTTACGGCAGCAGCACCTTGGCTACTCTAGCTGATATTCCACTGTTCTCCTCCTCCTTGGAAAAAGGAATGCGACGGGGAGACATGGCCTCACGTATTGCCCAGCTACACATCATTGATATTTTGTTTACTGGAATGGTCAGCACCCGTTTTGGGGATTTTATTCCTAGACTGGAGCAATCTTATCTGAATGTCCAACATTACCGAAACAAACGAGGAGGTCAATCTTAA
- the nagA gene encoding N-acetylglucosamine-6-phosphate deacetylase translates to MAEINKELGKLLFGKVLTPQGLIEHGVIAVSGEQIHYAGEAAWLPDVYAHWPASGKAGGDLLIPGFVDVHVHGGAGHDFMYSDNESLDAITKFHSSQGTTTMLATTMTAAKSAIDQVFSEVSAYRATEMPYTQIAGMHLEGPFISPKWSGAQNPEHIVLANIEWLEQWENDYPSMIRQVTLAPEREGALEAIFWLRKHGITAALGHTDASFEEVIAAADAGLSQAVHMFNAMTPLHHRKPGAAGAILFDKRIRAEIIADGIHVHPAAISLVANLKKDNNLLLITDAMSATGLSDGEYTIGDLPVLVQDGIATLKDNPAALAGSTLTMIRGFRYLIQEVGLSLEEASRAASHTPAMSIGMERSIGTLESGKRGDILRLDAELNLQGVWIGGRPITIQ, encoded by the coding sequence ATGGCTGAAATAAACAAAGAACTAGGGAAGTTACTATTCGGTAAAGTGCTGACTCCCCAAGGATTAATTGAGCATGGCGTAATTGCTGTATCCGGTGAGCAGATTCATTATGCCGGCGAGGCAGCATGGCTTCCAGATGTTTATGCTCACTGGCCTGCTAGTGGTAAAGCTGGGGGAGATCTTCTCATCCCTGGATTTGTAGATGTGCATGTACATGGTGGAGCTGGCCACGACTTTATGTATAGTGATAACGAATCACTCGACGCGATTACAAAATTTCACAGTTCCCAAGGAACAACTACAATGCTGGCTACGACCATGACCGCTGCCAAGTCTGCTATTGACCAAGTGTTCTCCGAAGTGAGCGCATATCGCGCCACTGAGATGCCGTACACACAAATCGCGGGCATGCATCTGGAAGGACCGTTCATCAGCCCGAAATGGTCTGGCGCTCAGAATCCTGAGCATATTGTTCTTGCCAATATCGAGTGGCTGGAACAATGGGAGAACGATTACCCAAGCATGATCCGGCAAGTCACATTGGCTCCGGAACGCGAAGGCGCACTCGAGGCTATCTTCTGGCTACGTAAGCATGGTATTACCGCTGCTCTCGGTCACACCGATGCATCCTTTGAAGAGGTCATTGCCGCGGCAGATGCCGGATTAAGTCAAGCCGTGCATATGTTTAATGCGATGACACCACTACATCACCGCAAACCTGGAGCCGCTGGCGCTATACTGTTCGATAAGCGCATACGTGCGGAAATTATTGCCGATGGCATACATGTTCATCCTGCAGCCATTTCTCTAGTGGCTAATCTAAAAAAAGATAACAATTTGTTATTAATTACAGATGCCATGTCTGCGACTGGACTTAGTGATGGTGAATATACGATCGGTGATTTACCTGTGCTGGTTCAAGATGGCATCGCCACACTTAAAGATAACCCTGCTGCTTTGGCGGGTAGTACACTTACGATGATTCGTGGCTTCCGTTATCTCATACAGGAGGTAGGTCTTAGCCTAGAAGAGGCCTCCCGCGCTGCAAGTCATACTCCCGCAATGTCTATTGGAATGGAGCGTTCCATCGGTACCTTGGAATCCGGAAAACGCGGCGATATTCTACGGCTTGACGCTGAATTGAATTTGCAAGGCGTATGGATTGGCGGTCGCCCAATTACCATTCAATAA
- a CDS encoding YhcN/YlaJ family sporulation lipoprotein, translating to MMRSKISMSVSAALLLGLVSITGCGTNTAEKTNVQTNSARGVNDGRIGVNSVPGGTMGTHNITKMEVSQELADRIAAMPEVRTANVMLAGKNAYVAVTLNDASTDLRAKGTTSYRAKSSTTPHNYGPTGVMSGTGAVTNGTNGTPRGTVNTVPGTTSTGPASMGIGTTGVGTHGNGTTDMGSLGTGTGTHTYNNGPLLNSNGSKHDVNMGIGTGTGNGMGIRSTTPNYTNNTNGMTHKNHTNYTNNTTHMNNSTHMNNITHMNNTNNTLNMKGTDTVTKEIKAKIAAEVKKHDARIKDVYVSANPDFVERASFYADEVKAGHPIKGFVDEFSTMVERIFPTHNY from the coding sequence ATGATGCGATCCAAGATCAGCATGTCAGTCTCAGCCGCATTACTTCTAGGCTTGGTGAGTATTACAGGGTGTGGGACTAACACGGCAGAGAAAACCAATGTGCAAACTAATAGTGCCCGGGGGGTAAATGACGGACGTATCGGTGTAAACTCCGTACCCGGGGGAACGATGGGTACGCATAATATTACTAAGATGGAAGTCAGTCAGGAGCTCGCAGATCGTATTGCTGCTATGCCTGAAGTCCGTACGGCGAATGTAATGCTTGCAGGAAAGAATGCGTATGTAGCCGTAACATTAAATGATGCATCTACTGATCTTCGGGCTAAAGGTACCACATCCTATCGAGCAAAATCGTCTACAACTCCTCACAATTATGGACCGACTGGGGTAATGTCTGGTACAGGGGCCGTAACGAATGGTACGAACGGAACCCCAAGAGGCACTGTTAATACAGTCCCTGGTACAACAAGTACCGGACCTGCAAGTATGGGGATTGGCACGACAGGTGTGGGTACTCACGGAAATGGAACAACCGATATGGGAAGTTTAGGAACAGGTACAGGAACCCATACTTATAATAATGGACCTCTGCTGAACAGCAACGGATCGAAACATGACGTCAATATGGGGATAGGTACTGGTACTGGTAACGGAATGGGCATTCGCAGTACCACTCCAAACTATACGAATAATACCAATGGCATGACGCACAAAAATCATACGAACTACACTAACAATACAACACACATGAACAATTCAACTCATATGAACAATATAACTCATATGAATAACACAAATAACACCTTGAATATGAAAGGAACAGATACAGTTACTAAAGAAATCAAAGCAAAAATCGCTGCCGAAGTTAAAAAACATGATGCAAGAATTAAGGATGTATACGTATCTGCAAATCCAGACTTTGTGGAACGCGCCAGCTTCTATGCCGATGAGGTAAAAGCAGGTCATCCGATTAAAGGCTTTGTTGATGAATTCAGTACCATGGTAGAGCGTATCTTCCCGACGCATAATTATTAA